DNA sequence from the Agromyces aureus genome:
GCCCGCGGCGACGCCGACGGCCGGTTCGGCACGGTCGACGGCTTCGACGGCGACGCGCTGCCTGCGCCCGAGCTGCCGACCGTGCGGCTGAAGCCGCGAGCCTGAGCCGCGGCATCCGATCGCCCTGGATCGCGGAACGCCGCGGGCGTCGATGCTCGTGCATCGCGCCCGCGGCGCCGCGTCGGAACCTCGGCTCGGCCGGCTACTCGGCGGAACCCGCCATCCTGCGTCGGCGTGCGATGAACATCACCGCGGCTCCGAGCAGCAGCACACCCGCACCGATGCCGAGGGGCAAGGCCACCGGGAACCCGGTGTCGGCGAGGCCGTCGCCGGACCCGCTGCTCGCCGTGCCCGAACCGGGAACGGCCGGCGCCTCGGTCTCGACGGGCGTCTCGCCGCCGGGTGCGGCGACGACCGTGAAGTCGTCCCAGCCGAAGAGCTCGCCCGATGCGGTGAGCACCGCGAGTCGGTGCACGCCGGGCTCGGTGTCGGCCGGAACCGTCACCTCGAATCCGCCGTCGAGCACGGTCCTGGTGCCGAGCTGCACGGGCGTCGAGAACAGGACGGCCTGGAACTCGGTGCCCTCGAGGTCGCCCTCGATGCCCACGCGGATCGTCGCGCCGGCCTCGACCGAGTCGGGCAGGCTCACGCCGCCGCGAGTGTCCTCGGTGAGGTCCTCCTCGGTCACGGGCGGCACGACCGCTGCGCCCTCGCCGGCGACCCAGTAGAGGCTGCGGGCGATCGCCGGGTAGGACCCGACCGGGTGCGTGCGGAAGTTCACCGACGTGCCGAGCATCGCGAGGCGCGATCCGCCGGCGGCCGTCGCCGTGACGACCGAGGCCTGGCCCGCGGCATCCGTCGTCGAACGCCCTGCGCTGTCGGCCCAGTGACCCGCGACGAGCGTGTCGTCACTCGCGTAGGTCTGCTCGACCTCGGTGTTCGCGCCCAACCCGGTGTACCAGACGGCCGGGTAGACGAACGCGGTGTCCTGCGTGTAGGTCGACAGCAGTCCGCCTTCGGCATCGGCGACGTGCACGATGCCGTTGGAGCCGCTCGTGCCGCTGTTGGCCGTGACGGTCGTCAGGCCGAAGGTGTTCGCGAAGGCCGCGACCGCCGTGCCCTTGCCCGAAACTCCCTTGCCGGCAGCGAGGAACTCCTGCACCTTCGTCGCGCCGGCGGCGTTCGCGCCGGTGAAGGCGAGGTTGCCGCCGACCCAGAGCACGTCGGCCGTCGACAGGTCGACCGCACCCGAGGTGATCGTCGCAGCGCTCACGAGGCGGATGTCGGTGAACCCGAGTCGCTGCAGGGTGACGCGGTCGTCCTGCGTGCCCGAGTACGCGACCGTCAGTCGGTCGAGGCCGCGGCTCGGCTCCTCGCGAAGTCGCAGCCCGTCGGATGCCGTGAAGGCCACACCGTACGCGTCGGCGACGACCTGCGCCGCGTCGCGCGACGAGCCGGCGATGATGACGCTGCCGTCCTCGAACGCCGAGACCGGCACCCCGGCGTCGAGCAGGGCGTTGATCGCCTGGTACTCGGCCGCACCCGCGGTCGCGAGCTCGAGGTACGCGCCCTCGGCCGGCACGGCGCCGGTCGTCGCGGCTTCCTCGACGGCTTCGACGGGCATCGGCAGTTCGGCGTCGGTCGTCGAACCGACATCGATGACGTCGGCGCCCCAGAGCAGCGCGAGGCTCCAGGCCGAGATGTCGTACATGTCGGGTACGCGCTCGGAGATGTCCGAGCCCTCGTCGAGGAGCACGTTCGCCATGCCGCGGAGGGGCTGGTGCATGTCGACCACGTAGCTGCCCGCGGGGTACTCGACGCCGTCGATCGTGAACGCGGCCGTTGCGCGGGAGACCTCGACGCCGTTCGCGATGAGCTGGTCGACGAGGCGTGCGGCGTCGGTCGCCGAACGCTGCGCGGCGCCCGTGGGGATCACGTAACCGCGGGGGAACTCCGCACGGTACACGTCGGTCTCGTCCCAGATGTCAGCCCACTGGTCGGGGCCGGGGATCGTCGTGGGGTCGGCGTCGGCCGCGATCGTGCGCAGTTCCTCGCCCGCGTCGCCGCGGCGGAAGATCTCGATCTGGTTCTCGAGCAGTGCGGCGGCGTTGTCGACCACGTAGTCGACCGACGTCTCGATGACGAGCTCGGCGACCTCGACGTTCACCAGCGTGTTGGCCTGGTTCTGCGCGGCGTTGTTCGTGCGGCCGAGGGGCAGCTCGACGGTGTTCGTGATGGCGCCCTGGTACGCGATGAACTGCGGCGTGAAGATCGGGGGCCAGTCGTCCCATCCGGAGCGGATGTCGCGGTAGGGGATCTTGACCTTGCCGGTGTTCTCGGTGGTCGCCCCGCCGTCGGCGGCGAGGTAGGTGTTGCCGGGGATGTTCGCGTCGACGACGGCCTCCTCGATCGCCAGCGCGGCCTCGTAGGCGTGCGGCAGGAAGAGGTCGTACTCGTAGTTCTCACCGTGGGGCGGGCCGCACGGCTCGATCTGCAGCACGCTCGTGTAGCCGTGCAGGTCGACGTAGAACGTGGGCTGGATGATGCCCGAGAGGTCGCGGATGATGCGCGCCTCCGGCGTGACGCCCGTGATCATGTCGCGGTTGGCGTCGAACCCGTCGGCGTTGGCCCGCTGACCGAGCGCACGGCCGTCGGGGTTGTTCGTGACGGTGAAGTAGAGGCGGTAGCCGTCGAGGACGTCGGAGACCTCTTCGATGGGCGCGGTCGCGAGGTGCTCGATGTACGGCAGGACGCCGTCGGTGCCCTCCCACTCGTTGCCGTGGATGTTCGCGTTGAACCAGACCGGCACCTTGTATCCGGACATGAGTTCGTCGTCGGCGGCCGCGCCGGTGGCGTCGTGCTTGATCTCGTCGCGCCAGGCGGCCTGCTGCGCGGTCTCGGCGGGCGTCTCGGGCGACGTGATGGTCACGAGGTGGATGTCGCGGCCGAGCACGGACTGTCCGACGACCTGCACCGAGATGCGGTCGCTCTGCGCCATGAGGGTGTTGAGGCGCGGCGCGATCTCGTCGTACGGCACGGCGCCGCGGGCGATCGAGGCGTCGGCGGGGTTGTCGGCCGGAATGGCGAGGGTCGGCTGGCTCGGGTACGACGCGGGCGCGTCGACGAGCGAGGAGATCGGATAGGTGATGGGGAGTGCCCCGGGCGTCGGCGTCGCGGCGACGGCCGGTGCGCTTGCGGTGACGAGGGCTGCGCCGACGATGGCGGCCACCCCGACACCGGAGAGGACGTGTCTGAACGTCATGGTGCTCCAGTTCGAGTGCGAGGGTCGAAGACACGGCGCTGGATCGCAGGCACGCGGTGGAACCCGCAGATCATCGAGGTGGCAATGATCGTGCGTGAGAATGAGTCAATCACGCATCAAAGGTGCATATGGTTTCGTTCGGCGCATGATTCTTGTCAATTCACGCAAGTCGACTGCGTATTGTTGCAAGGCTTGTAGCACGCAGGCGCGACAACGAGATCGCCGAGCGAGGGGAAGCGGCGAACAACTCTTCAGCACGCTACGGACGCCGTGTTACACGGCGGTGACAGCAGGAATACGTTTGCTCGGCTACTGCAGCGCCGACGTGAGCCGCGCGAGGTTGTCGAGCACCGTCGAGCGGATCGGCTGGCGCATCCACTCCTCGAGCGTGAGCTCGCGGCTGTCGGCGCGGTACCCGTCCTCGACGGCCCGCATCTCCTGCACGAAGGAGCGGCCGCGCACGAGCAGCGAGATCTCCATGTTGAGCTCGAAGGAACGGATGTCCATGTTGCTCGAGCCGATGACCGCGACATCCTCGTCGATCGTGAAGTGCTTCGCATGCAGGATGTACGGCGCCTTGTACATGTAGATCTTCACGCCGGCCCGGAGCAGCGCCTCGTAGTACGAGCGCTGCGCGTGGTAGACGAGGGCCTGGTCGCCGATCTCCGAGACGAAGAGCTCGACGTGCACGCCGCGCTGCGTCGCGCCGCTGATGGCGACGAGCATCGACTCGTCGGGCACGAAGTACGGGCTCGTGATGATGAGCTTCTGCTTGGCCGCGTAGAGCAGCGCGAGGAACAGCTTCAGGTTGTTCTGGTTCGGGAAGCCCGGCCCGCTCGGCACGACCTGGCAGTCGAGGTCCTGCGCCTCGCTCGGCTGGTCGAAGGCCTCGGGGATGTCTCGCGTCAGCTCTTCGCCGGTCTCGAGGTACCAGTCGGTTCGGAAGATGACGTCGAGCCCCGACACGATCGGGCCCTCGACCCGCGTGACCAGTTCTTTCCACTTGAGCCCGCGACGGATGTTGCCGCGCTTGTTGTAGCTGCGGTCGATGAGGTTCTGCGACCCCATGAACGCGACCGCGCCGTCGACCACGAGGATCTTGCGGTGGTTGCGCAGGTCGGGCCGCTGGTACTTGCCCTTGAACGGCTGCACCGGGAGCATGAGCTGCCACGAGACGCCCATGGCGGTCAGGCGACGCAGCGTTCGGCGATACCCCTTCGACCGCAGCGACGCGATGTGGTCGAGCAGCACGCGCACCTTCACGCCCCGCTGCACGGCATCGCCGAGCGCCGCGAAGAACGGCTCGGTGGTCTGGTCGAGCGCGAGGATGTAGAACTCGACGTGCACGTACCGCTTCGCCCTGGCGACCTCCGCCGTCATCGTGTCGAGGGATTCTTGATAGCCGCCGATGAGGCTCGCGCTGTTCGAGCCGATGAGCGGCATCGCCCCGAGGTTGCGGTTGAGCCGCACGACGCCCTCGAACCACGCCGGCCAGCCGCTCGAGTCGCTGACCCGCTCGACGCCGTGCGTCGACTCGCGGATGAGCTCGTCGACCTGGGCCTGCTTCTCGCGCCGCTTCTTCGGCAGCTTCGGGTTGCCGATGAGCAGGAAGAAGAGCACGCCCAGGTACGGGATGAAGAAGATCGCGAGCAGCCACGCCATGCCCGCCGTCGGGCGGCGGTTGCGCGGTACCACGATGACCGCGACCACGCGGATCACGAGGTCGATCGCGAGCAGCGCGAAGGTCACGATCGCCGTGACCATCGCGGTCTCCTCCGACGTCATCGGGTCAGTCGGCGGTGCGTTCGGGGCTGCTGCGCTGGCGAGCGGGGAGACCCAGCTTCGCGCGCTCCTCGGCCTCGATCTGGGCGTACGCCGCACGCTCGGTGCGGTCGGCGCGCAGGATCGCGCGCATCACGAACCAGAAGATGAGTCCGATGAGCACCGTCGGCGCGAGCGACCAGATCGCATTGGCCCAGAATTCGTCCATAGGGGTTCAGAATACGTGCTTCTGCTGGGAAATCGGATGCCGCGGCGCGGCGCCGCTCGCGCGGGCCCGGTTGCGCGGCATCCGTTCGGCTCAGGTCAGCAGGCCCCAGATGCCGGAACCCAGCAGGTAGGCGCCGATCGCGCCAACGATGATCCAGATCGCGAGGCGCGTGTTCGACGGGCGCTTGGGGTCGGGCTCGGGCTCGAGTTCGCTCTTGGGGAGGTAGTCGTTCATCTGCGGCATCCGCTCTTCGAAGTCATGGCCGGTCGACTCACTTGACCAGCGGGAACAGGATGGTCTCGCGGATGCCGAGACCCGTGAGTGCCATGAGCAGTCGGTCGATGCCCATGCCCATGCCGCCCGAGGGCGGCATGCCGAACTCGAGCGCACGCAGGAACTCCTCGTCGAGGCGCATGGCCTCGGGGTCGCCGTCGGCGGCGAGCTTGGCCTGCTCGACGAAGCGCTCGCGCTGCACGACGGGGTCGACGAGCTCGGAGTAGCCGGTGGCCAGCTCGAAGCCGCGCACGTAGAGGTCCCACTTCTCGACCACGCCTGCGGTGCTGCGGTGCGCGCGCACGAGCGGCGAGGTGTCGAGCGGGAAGTCCATGACGAAGGTCGGGCGCACGAGCCCGCCCTTGATGTGGTGCTCCCAGAGCTCTTCGACGTACTTGCCGGGCAAGGGGTGCTCGATC
Encoded proteins:
- a CDS encoding M14 family zinc carboxypeptidase; translated protein: MTFRHVLSGVGVAAIVGAALVTASAPAVAATPTPGALPITYPISSLVDAPASYPSQPTLAIPADNPADASIARGAVPYDEIAPRLNTLMAQSDRISVQVVGQSVLGRDIHLVTITSPETPAETAQQAAWRDEIKHDATGAAADDELMSGYKVPVWFNANIHGNEWEGTDGVLPYIEHLATAPIEEVSDVLDGYRLYFTVTNNPDGRALGQRANADGFDANRDMITGVTPEARIIRDLSGIIQPTFYVDLHGYTSVLQIEPCGPPHGENYEYDLFLPHAYEAALAIEEAVVDANIPGNTYLAADGGATTENTGKVKIPYRDIRSGWDDWPPIFTPQFIAYQGAITNTVELPLGRTNNAAQNQANTLVNVEVAELVIETSVDYVVDNAAALLENQIEIFRRGDAGEELRTIAADADPTTIPGPDQWADIWDETDVYRAEFPRGYVIPTGAAQRSATDAARLVDQLIANGVEVSRATAAFTIDGVEYPAGSYVVDMHQPLRGMANVLLDEGSDISERVPDMYDISAWSLALLWGADVIDVGSTTDAELPMPVEAVEEAATTGAVPAEGAYLELATAGAAEYQAINALLDAGVPVSAFEDGSVIIAGSSRDAAQVVADAYGVAFTASDGLRLREEPSRGLDRLTVAYSGTQDDRVTLQRLGFTDIRLVSAATITSGAVDLSTADVLWVGGNLAFTGANAAGATKVQEFLAAGKGVSGKGTAVAAFANTFGLTTVTANSGTSGSNGIVHVADAEGGLLSTYTQDTAFVYPAVWYTGLGANTEVEQTYASDDTLVAGHWADSAGRSTTDAAGQASVVTATAAGGSRLAMLGTSVNFRTHPVGSYPAIARSLYWVAGEGAAVVPPVTEEDLTEDTRGGVSLPDSVEAGATIRVGIEGDLEGTEFQAVLFSTPVQLGTRTVLDGGFEVTVPADTEPGVHRLAVLTASGELFGWDDFTVVAAPGGETPVETEAPAVPGSGTASSGSGDGLADTGFPVALPLGIGAGVLLLGAAVMFIARRRRMAGSAE
- the cls gene encoding cardiolipin synthase; translated protein: MVTAIVTFALLAIDLVIRVVAVIVVPRNRRPTAGMAWLLAIFFIPYLGVLFFLLIGNPKLPKKRREKQAQVDELIRESTHGVERVSDSSGWPAWFEGVVRLNRNLGAMPLIGSNSASLIGGYQESLDTMTAEVARAKRYVHVEFYILALDQTTEPFFAALGDAVQRGVKVRVLLDHIASLRSKGYRRTLRRLTAMGVSWQLMLPVQPFKGKYQRPDLRNHRKILVVDGAVAFMGSQNLIDRSYNKRGNIRRGLKWKELVTRVEGPIVSGLDVIFRTDWYLETGEELTRDIPEAFDQPSEAQDLDCQVVPSGPGFPNQNNLKLFLALLYAAKQKLIITSPYFVPDESMLVAISGATQRGVHVELFVSEIGDQALVYHAQRSYYEALLRAGVKIYMYKAPYILHAKHFTIDEDVAVIGSSNMDIRSFELNMEISLLVRGRSFVQEMRAVEDGYRADSRELTLEEWMRQPIRSTVLDNLARLTSALQ